One part of the Lotus japonicus ecotype B-129 chromosome 2, LjGifu_v1.2 genome encodes these proteins:
- the LOC130738325 gene encoding protein ROOT HAIR DEFECTIVE 3 homolog 2-like isoform X1 — protein MVPTLLSNGSQGSPTDIRQHQTVSMNKMQQEVVHAHDARATDQQLMSYIKPSISNTPPAYAEARDSTAGQIKMNNFDLNDIYIDSDDGIEDLERLPGTTNHVTSSLDYPWTQQDSHQSSPPQTSRNSEFGSAHSPFSSTGEAQTVIIHIVKRRKLSKENQSMTQLVKALAEPVESLFEAGGKDTWLSIRKLLKRETEAVVSEFSTSIAGFELDEETIERMQQSLRDHGRKVVENKAREEAGKILIRMKDRLSTIFNHDNDSLPRVWTGKEDIRAITKDARSVAINDGVVHYHIRLNPSPLNPPKQLQSSSCFPNFT, from the exons ATGGTGCCAACTTTACTCTCCAATGGTTCTCAAGGCTCTCCAACTGATATAAGACAACATCAAACTGTATCTATGAATAAAATGCAACAAGAAGTGGTGCATGCACATGATGCTAGGGCTACTGATCAGCAGCTCATGTCTTATATAAAGCCCAGCATTTCAAACACTCCTCCAGCTTACGCAGAAGCCAGAGACAGTACCGCTGGACAAATCAAGatgaataattttgatttgaatgacATATATATTGACTCAGACGATGGCATAGAAGATCTAGAAAGATTGCCTGGAACTACTAATCATGTCACTAGCTCTCTTGATTACCCATGGACACAACAAGATTCCCATCAGTCAAGTCCACCTCAGACAAGTAGAAATTCAGAGTTTGGATCTGCCCACTCCCCTTTTAGTTCCACTGGAGAAGCTCAG ACCGTCATCATCCATATcgtaaaaagaagaaagctttcAAAGGAAAATCAGAGTATG ACACAACTAGTCAAGGCATTGGCTGAGCCTGTTGAGTCCCTCTTTGAAGCAGGGGGAAAAGACACTTGGCTTTCTATCAGAAAACTTCTTAAACGTGAGACTGAAGCTGTTGTATCAGAATTTTCAACTTCCATTGCTGGTTTTGAGCTTGATGAAGAAACAATTGAAAGAATGCAACAAAGCCTAAGAGACCATGGAAGAAAAGTGGTGGAAAATAAAGCAAGAGAAGAAGCTGGAAAGATTCTTATTCGCATGAAGGATAG ATTATCCACAATATTCAATCATGACAATGATTCACTACCTAGGGTTTGGACTGGGAAGGAAGATATCAGAGCAATTACAAAGGATGCTCGCTCTGTG GCTATCAATGATGGTGTTGTACATTACCACATTAGGTTGAATCCCTCGCCCTTGAATCCGCCTAAGCAACTCCAAAGCAGCTCTTGTTTCCCCAATTTTACATAG
- the LOC130736626 gene encoding pentatricopeptide repeat-containing protein At1g12775, mitochondrial-like — HSHSHNPGDAVSHFNRLLRMCPTTPSIVEFNKILTSLVKTKKHYSTAISLSHQMEFTGIKPSLVTMNILINCYCHLGLCLHGKVPKALQFHDDVLAKGFLLNQVSYATLINGLCKIGETRAALELLRRIQGRGIKPNVVMYNTIIDSLCKDKLVSHACNLYSEMLAKRIPPDIFTYNALIYGFCIVGQLKQAIGLLDEMGLKNIDPDVYTYNILVDALGKEGKVREAKNMLAVMMKQGVKPNVVTYNSLMDGYCLVNEVSKAKYIFCEMAQRGETPDVHSYNIIINGLCKIKMVDEALNLLAEMDYKKVVPDTVTYNSLIDGLCKTERVSHAWELMDEMHVKGSVLCLTRGMVPRQQKMKSYRMSSLELEEKICRFDIVVVTVWCSLADLISFYVVAETIGV, encoded by the exons cactctcactctcacaatCCTGGTGATGCCGTCTCACACTTCAATCGCTTACTCCGAATGTGTCCTACTACCCCTTCCATCGTTGAATTTAACAAGATTTTAACTTCCCTTGTTAAGACCAAGAAGCATTACTCCACCGCTATCTCGCTTTCTCACCAGATGGAGTTCACTGGAATCAAGCCAAGCCTTGTTACTATGAACATCTTGATCAATTGCTACTGCCACCTAG GTCTCTGTCTTCACGGCAAGGTCCCCAAAGCACTGCAATTTCATGATGACGTGCTGGCAAAGGGATTTCTGTTGAATCAAGTCAGTTACGCGACCTTGATCAATGGGCTATGTAAAATTGGGGAAACAAGAGCTGCTTTGGAGTTGCTTAGGCGGATTCAAGGGCGAGGGATTAAACCTAATGTGGTAATGTACAACACCATCATTGATAGCCTGTGTAAAGATAAACTTGTAAGTCATGCTTGCAATTTATATTCTGAAATGCTTGCAAAGAGAATTCCTCCTGATATTTTCACTTACAATGCTTTAATATATGGCTTTTGCATTGTTGGTCAATTGAAACAAGCAATTGGGTTGCTAGATGAAATGGGATTGAAAAACATAGACCCAGATGTGTATACTTATAATATATTGGTCGATGCTTTAGGTAAGGAAGGGAAGGTGAGAGAAGCTAAGAACATGTTAGCTGTGATGATGAAACAGGGTGTGAAACCTAATGTTGTTACTTATAATTCTTTGATGGATGGGTATTGCTTAGTTAATGAAGTAAGCAAGGCCAAATATATATTCTGCGAAATGGCTCAACGAGGAGAGACTCCAGATGTTCATAGCTACAATATCATAATCAACGGACTATGTAAGATTAAAATGGTTGATGAAGCCTTGAATCTCCTTGCAGAAATGGATTACAAAAAGGTTGTTCCTGATACAGTTACCTACAATTCTCTTATTGATGGTTTATGCAAAACAGAGAGAGTCTCTCATGCTTGGGAGCTCATGGATGAGATGCATGTTAAAG GCTCTGTTTTGTGTCTTACTCGTGGTATG GTACCAAGACAACAGAAAATGAAATCTTACAGGATGTCTTCGTTAGAGTTAGAGGAGAAGATTTGCCGATTTGATATTGTTGTTGTGACTGTATGGTGTAGCTTGGCCGATTTGATATCGTTTTATGTTGTTGCTGAGACTATTGGAGTTTGA
- the LOC130736625 gene encoding putative pentatricopeptide repeat-containing protein At1g12700, mitochondrial has translation MQPTPSIIEFNKILTSLVKTKKHYPSAISLSHQMESRGITPDIVTLNILINCHCHLGKITCAFSVLANILKRGYQPTTITFNTLIKGLCLHGKVPKALQFHDDVLAQGFRLNQVSYGTLINGLCKMGETRAALELLRRIQGRGIKPDVVMYSTIIDSLCKDKLVSDACNLYSEMIVKGISPDVVTYSALIYGFCIVGQLKQAIGLLDEMTTKNIDPNVYTYNILVDALCPDRLLLRDYYNNIPGLYFLPKHITNLGVEDHHGHFEEPPSAIICYGMLSSRSNTFSYGNWNIKVINSST, from the exons ATGCAACCTACCCCTTCCATCATCGAATTTAACAAGATTTTAACTTCCCTTGTTAAGACCAAGAAGCATTACCCCAGCGCTATATCCCTTTCTCACCAGATGGAATCTCGGGGAATTACACCAGACATTGTTACTCTCAACATCCTCATCAATTGCCACTGCCATCTAGGTAAGATTACTTGTGCATTTTCTGTATTGGCCAACATTCTCAAGAGGGGTTATCAGCCAACTACCATCACCTTCAATACTCTCATCAAAGGTCTCTGTCTTCACGGCAAGGTCCCCAAAGCACTGCAATTTCATGATGACGTGCTAGCTCAGGGATTTCGGTTGAACCAAGTCAGTTATGGAACCTTGATCAATGGGCTATGTAAAATGGGGGAAACAAGAGCTGCTTTGGAGTTGCTTAGGCGGATTCAAGGGCGAGGGATTAAACCTGATGTGGTAATGTACAGCACAATCATCGATAGCCTGTGTAAAGATAAACTTGTAAGTGATGCTTGCAATTTATATTCTGAAATGATTGTCAAGGGAATATCTCCTGATGTTGTCACGTACAGTGCTTTAATATATGGCTTTTGCATTGTTGGTCAATTGAAACAAGCAATTGGGTTGCTAGATGAAATGACAACAAAAAACATCGACCCAAATGTTTATACTTATAATATATTGGTCGATGCTTTGTGCCCAGACAGATTATTATTGCGTG ATTACTATAACAATATACCTGGACTCTATTTCTTACCTAAG CACATCACTAATTTAGGTGTTGAAGATCACCATGGACATTTTGAGGAACCTCCATCTGCGATAATTTGTTATGGGATGTTGAGTTCAAGATCTAACACCTTTTCCTATGGCAATTGGAACATCAAGGTCATCAATAGTAGCACTTAA
- the LOC130738325 gene encoding protein ROOT HAIR DEFECTIVE 3 homolog 2-like isoform X2, which yields MVPTLLSNGSQGSPTDIRQHQTVSMNKMQQEVVHAHDARATDQQLMSYIKPSISNTPPAYAEARDSTAGQIKMNNFDLNDIYIDSDDGIEDLERLPGTTNHVTSSLDYPWTQQDSHQSSPPQTSRNSEFGSAHSPFSSTGEAQTQLVKALAEPVESLFEAGGKDTWLSIRKLLKRETEAVVSEFSTSIAGFELDEETIERMQQSLRDHGRKVVENKAREEAGKILIRMKDRLSTIFNHDNDSLPRVWTGKEDIRAITKDARSVAINDGVVHYHIRLNPSPLNPPKQLQSSSCFPNFT from the exons ATGGTGCCAACTTTACTCTCCAATGGTTCTCAAGGCTCTCCAACTGATATAAGACAACATCAAACTGTATCTATGAATAAAATGCAACAAGAAGTGGTGCATGCACATGATGCTAGGGCTACTGATCAGCAGCTCATGTCTTATATAAAGCCCAGCATTTCAAACACTCCTCCAGCTTACGCAGAAGCCAGAGACAGTACCGCTGGACAAATCAAGatgaataattttgatttgaatgacATATATATTGACTCAGACGATGGCATAGAAGATCTAGAAAGATTGCCTGGAACTACTAATCATGTCACTAGCTCTCTTGATTACCCATGGACACAACAAGATTCCCATCAGTCAAGTCCACCTCAGACAAGTAGAAATTCAGAGTTTGGATCTGCCCACTCCCCTTTTAGTTCCACTGGAGAAGCTCAG ACACAACTAGTCAAGGCATTGGCTGAGCCTGTTGAGTCCCTCTTTGAAGCAGGGGGAAAAGACACTTGGCTTTCTATCAGAAAACTTCTTAAACGTGAGACTGAAGCTGTTGTATCAGAATTTTCAACTTCCATTGCTGGTTTTGAGCTTGATGAAGAAACAATTGAAAGAATGCAACAAAGCCTAAGAGACCATGGAAGAAAAGTGGTGGAAAATAAAGCAAGAGAAGAAGCTGGAAAGATTCTTATTCGCATGAAGGATAG ATTATCCACAATATTCAATCATGACAATGATTCACTACCTAGGGTTTGGACTGGGAAGGAAGATATCAGAGCAATTACAAAGGATGCTCGCTCTGTG GCTATCAATGATGGTGTTGTACATTACCACATTAGGTTGAATCCCTCGCCCTTGAATCCGCCTAAGCAACTCCAAAGCAGCTCTTGTTTCCCCAATTTTACATAG